The proteins below are encoded in one region of Rhododendron vialii isolate Sample 1 chromosome 7a, ASM3025357v1:
- the LOC131333592 gene encoding putative glucuronosyltransferase PGSIP8 codes for MGARELGILSILVVMAVVFSASVITGGEATAVRGSRHRNAYATMMYMGTPRDYEFYVATRVMLRSLAGFAVDADLVVIASVDVPLRWVHAMENEDGARVVIVENLDNPYKNQQNFDKRFKLTMNKLYAWSLAEYKRVVMLDADNLFLRKTDELFQCGQFCAVFINPCIFHTGLFVLEPSMKVFKDMLHELETGRKNPDGADQGFIGSYFPDLLDQPMFHPPQNGTTLEGAYRLPLGYQMDASYYYLKLRWSVPCGPNSVITFPGAAWLKPWYWWSWPVLPLGIQWHEQRRQTLGYGAEMPIVLIQSIFFLGIIALTRVARPSLSKLCYRRADKNISFILTGLKILAIWSILAAYIIPFFLIPHTVHPLLGWTLYLLGSFALSSIAVNAFLLPILPVLVPWLGIFGVLLVMACPWYPNGVVRALAVFGYAFCCAPVVWASLVKVTSCLQVSLEKENFLPRMVESAPTPGLNKLC; via the exons atgggggcgAGGGAGTTGGGGATTCTGTCGATCTTGGTGGTGATGGCGGTGGTGTTTTCGGCTTCGGTCATTACGGGGGGCGAAGCGACGGCGGTTAGAGGGAGTCGGCACAGGAACGCGTACGCGACGATGATGTACATGGGGACGCCGAGGGACTACGAGTTCTACGTGGCCACGCGCGTCATGCTCAGATCTCTCGCCGGGTTCGCCGTCGACGCCGATCTCGTCGTCATTGCCTCCGTCGACGTGCCTCTCCGCTGGGTCCACGCCAT GGAAAATGAAGATGGGGCTAGGGTGGTGATAGTGGAGAATTTGGACAATCCGTACAAGAACCAACAAAATTTCGACAAGAGATTCAAGTTAACGATGAACAAACTCTATGCATGGAGCCTAGCGGAATACAAGAGGGTGGTTATGCTTGATGCCGACAACCTCTTCCTCCGAAAAACAGACGAGCTGTTCCAATGTGGCCAGTTCTGTGCTGTTTTCATCAACCCCTGCATCTTCCATACTGGTCTCTTTGTTTTAGAG CCATCAATGAAGGTTTTCAAGGACATGCTTCATGAGTTGGAGACTGGTAGAAAGAACCCAGATGGTGCAGACCAGGGTTTTATCGGAAGCTACTTTCCAGACTTGCTTGATCAGCCAATGTTTCatccaccccaaaatggtaccacACTTGAAGGAGCATACAGACTTCCTTTGGGGTATCAAATGGATGCCTCCTATTACT ATCTTAAACTCAGGTGGAGTGTGCCATGTGGGCCAAACAGCGTGATTACTTTTCCAGGGGCGGCATGGTTGAAACCATGGTATTGGTGGTCATGGCCTGTCCTGCCATTAGGTATCCAATGGCATGAACAACGTCGTCAAACTCTTGG GTATGGTGCCGAGATGCCCATTGTGTTGATCCAGTCAATATTCTTCCTAGGAATCATTGCACTGACACGTGTAGCTCGACCTAGCCTGTCCAAACTATGCTATCGGCGTGCAGACAAGAATATCTCCTTTATCCTAACAGGTCTTAAAATTTTAGCTATATGGTCCATTCTTGCTGCCTACATAATCCCCTTCTTCCTCATTCCTCACACCGTTCACCCCCTACTTGGCTGGACCCTTTACTTGCTAGGTAGTTTTGCTCTATCCTCCATAGCAGTAAATGCCTTTCTTCTCCCGATTCTCCCCGTTTTAGTGCCATGGCTTGGGATTTTTGGGGTACTTTTAGTCATGGCATGCCCTTGGTACCCGAATGGCGTTGTGAGAGCTCTAGCTGTGTTCGGGTATGCGTTTTGCTGTGCACCAGTTGTTTGGGCTTCATTGGTCAAAGTAACTTCATGCCTTCAAGTTTcacttgaaaaggaaaatttctTGCCGAGGATGGTTGAATCTGCACCGACTCCTGGGTTAAACAAGTTGTGCTAG